From a region of the Syntrophorhabdus sp. genome:
- a CDS encoding type II toxin-antitoxin system prevent-host-death family antitoxin: MKVKENTVSAFDAKTHLSQLLQEVEKGRTITITRRGKVVARLIPAAEEDAASVDEILTELSAIRKRVKGGYDIKELINEGRKR, translated from the coding sequence ATGAAAGTGAAAGAGAACACCGTGAGCGCTTTTGACGCCAAGACTCACCTTTCGCAGCTTCTCCAGGAGGTCGAGAAAGGACGGACGATCACGATCACGCGAAGAGGTAAGGTTGTCGCGCGGTTGATCCCTGCCGCGGAGGAAGACGCGGCATCGGTGGATGAGATTCTCACCGAATTGTCCGCCATAAGAAAGCGCGTGAAAGGCGGTTACGATATCAAGGAATTGATCAATGAAGGCAGGAAACGTTGA
- a CDS encoding type II toxin-antitoxin system VapC family toxin: MTKWVIDCSFAAALFLPDKASSQVNRFFSEHSDSRTLHVPMLWWYEMTNVLCVAERKRMLKEVDVQRIMGLLPRFPMETDEARGFPYIRRLYEVARTYGLSSYDAAYLELAMRIDAQLATLDRELVAAASTCGVPTHR, encoded by the coding sequence TTGACAAAATGGGTCATAGACTGCTCCTTCGCGGCGGCGCTTTTCCTGCCGGACAAAGCCTCTTCGCAGGTCAACCGCTTCTTTTCTGAACATTCCGATTCCCGGACATTGCATGTTCCAATGCTGTGGTGGTATGAAATGACAAACGTGCTTTGCGTGGCGGAACGAAAAAGGATGCTGAAAGAGGTTGATGTTCAGAGAATCATGGGGCTTCTTCCGCGATTCCCGATGGAGACAGATGAAGCCCGGGGTTTTCCTTATATCAGGCGGCTCTACGAAGTGGCCCGAACATACGGGCTTTCATCTTACGACGCGGCCTACCTTGAACTGGCCATGCGCATAGACGCGCAACTGGCCACGCTGGACAGGGAACTGGTCGCTGCCGCAAGCACCTGCGGGGTCCCGACACACCGTTGA